The Myxococcales bacterium nucleotide sequence GTTTGGCGGTGGCCGCATTGGTGGCCAGAGGGATGTTGTGCACGTTGCAGATTCGCATAAGGCTTTGAATATCTGGCTCATGTGAATGCTTGCCCAGCGGATCGACAAAAAAGAAAACGGCCCGGATCTGGCCTTCTGCGACAAGCGCCGCGATTTGTGCATCACCCCCTTGAGGTCCCGAGAGCACTTGGCGCAGGGACAAACCACAGTTCTCCTTAAGCACTTGCCCTGTGGTATTAGTGGCCACCAAGTCATACGAGCGAAGAATCTCGAAATGTTGCAAGGCAAACGCCACCATGTCGGCTTTTTTGTTGTCGTGGGCAATGAGGGCAAGGGTCTTGCGATTCTCGGCGGGCATTAGGTGTCTTCTAATCGACGGCCTGAGAAGTGGCAAGGTACTCACGGCGCGCGGGTTGAAGCGCCGCCGGCGTGTGCTAGCTCAAAAACCATGCCTCTCCGATGCCAGTACATTTCTTGGTTGCTCGTTGCCTTATCTACGGCAGGCTACACGGTCAACACCAATTCCTAGCGCCTTGCGCCGACGGGTATACAAACTACAACTCTGGGTTCCTGTGCGCATTTTCTCAAGAGGATACCCTCTTCGCGGCAGCCAGGTTGAAATTACATTGATCGGCTGGACAGGGGTCGATTCGGTGCTAGTGCTTCATATGAACTACACCATATCAGTACCCATTGTCTCGGGGCTTGCCCTTGCGTGTGCCGCAGCCTCCGGATGTGCCAGCCGAGTGGAAATGCAAGGCGACACAGACCAGTCTGGCCAGGCGCCGCCAATCACAACGACGTGTGGCAACTTGGGGGACAGCAAAGGGTACAATCAGGACCAACTCTTTTGCTATCGGGCCCTCGATCCATTGCCCACTGGCTGCGACAAGTCGTGGACCGATGGGGACGAAGACGTCACCTCGGATGACAATCAATGGGTCTGCGATACCTTTCTTGAGCATGCTGCGCCTAGTCCCGAGTGGAAGATTCTCAATCAAGCGGACAATGGAGATCTTGCACCGACGGTGCTTGGGGATGACATCGAGTGTGATCTTTGTATGGGTTATGCGCCGGGGGGCCAGCATCCCTCTGCGCGAGAAACCGTGCTTCCAGAGTATATGCTGGACGGCTACTGGCGCTTGACTACGCTGTTTGGCGACGGAATACCGATGTTTAGGCTGAAGACCCATCAAGGAAAGGTTGAGATTTTCCAATGTGTGGTTTGGGGGGGCAACTATCAAGGCAGTGTTGAAGTGGGAAACCTGTGGCCGACTAAGATTCAATGTAACGATCTGCCTGCCGTGACCGGCGCCGTCGCTCAGCGCGCCGGGATACCCGAGGTAAACATCACTGTCGAAGACAAGGATGATATCTCTCGTCCGACGGCTGAGCTGTGGAATGGCGTCGCATACGACCCCGATACAGGTGCGCTGAACTTTCGCCAAGACGCAACCGTTCTCAAGGTGAAATTTGCAGATCATATATCCGATTCAGTCATCAACCACCCTGTAGAACCATCAGGCGATTGGGATGTAATTGCCGTAGTGGCCAATGAAATTATTGCCCGCCGCAGTTATCATCTGGCGCTCGAAGGCGATAGCGCGCGGGGCGACCTCGTAGCCTGTGAAGACAAGGAATGTTCCCCAACTATCACGGTCATTCAAAGTGAAGACCCGTCAGGCGGCTATCACATGGACGTCGATCTTGGAGAGTTTCCGCTCTCGTGGATATTTATAAACGAGAGTGGCACGACTTTAATTTCGGGGGAAACGCGAACTATCAACGGCAGCACGATGATCACGCCCGGGGGCATGCTGGCCTTTTGCGAGGATTTCAGCGTGGGGAATGGTCTTTTATGGGTAAGGGCCTGTCTCACTCCGAGCGCAAAAGTGAAGCCGGCCGCTTTGGACGCGATTTAGGAGTGCCTTGACGTTTGCGCGTTTCGCTGCTAAAGTGTCGTCCATGATTTTTCGCGCTTTCATCGGCATGGTTCGCCATCATTCCGGCCATCCAGTAGGCCGGGTCTGGGCGTGATGTTAGTGAAATGCCCGTAAGTGACGCCGGCCCCAGGGTCGGCGT carries:
- a CDS encoding methylglyoxal synthase, which produces MPAENRKTLALIAHDNKKADMVAFALQHFEILRSYDLVATNTTGQVLKENCGLSLRQVLSGPQGGDAQIAALVAEGQIRAVFFFVDPLGKHSHEPDIQSLMRICNVHNIPLATNAATAKHIISERAIGSFADDVGIRER